One genomic region from Prevotella sp. Rep29 encodes:
- a CDS encoding diacylglycerol kinase family protein translates to MSSSIDKKWGIIYCPKNAFRPQKRWEKIEKSLRAHEIDFDLVQSENSAGVERLVTMMINNGYKTLVIVGGDSALNDAVNCLMQAEKSVRESIALGVIPNGSINDFAKFWDFKESEVEQTVAWLKKHRTRKIDLGCIRYTNKNNERCHRYFLNSMNVGLVAAVMNLRRKTRGYFGSKTLSFIPSSLMMIFQRLDYKMKLRINSDTINRKVMAVCVGNATAYGMTPNAVPYNGLLDVSVISHPEMTKLIEGFYLLYNGKILNHKDVHPYRTREVYFDKAERAMVSLDGRLLATPVGPFKVTVEQEVINFLIPG, encoded by the coding sequence ATGAGTAGCAGTATCGACAAGAAGTGGGGAATCATCTATTGCCCGAAAAATGCCTTCCGTCCGCAGAAACGATGGGAGAAGATAGAAAAGAGCCTTCGTGCGCACGAAATCGACTTCGATTTGGTGCAAAGTGAAAACTCCGCAGGTGTGGAACGCCTTGTGACCATGATGATTAACAATGGCTACAAGACGTTGGTAATCGTCGGCGGCGACTCTGCTTTGAACGATGCGGTGAACTGTCTGATGCAGGCGGAAAAGTCGGTGCGTGAGAGCATCGCACTCGGAGTTATTCCAAACGGTTCAATCAACGACTTTGCCAAGTTCTGGGACTTCAAGGAGAGCGAAGTCGAGCAGACCGTCGCGTGGTTGAAGAAACACCGCACGAGGAAGATAGACCTGGGATGTATCCGATATACGAACAAGAACAACGAGCGTTGCCACCGCTATTTCCTCAACAGCATGAACGTCGGGCTGGTGGCTGCGGTGATGAATCTTCGCCGTAAGACGCGCGGATATTTCGGTTCGAAGACGCTTTCGTTCATCCCCTCATCGCTGATGATGATTTTCCAGCGACTGGACTATAAGATGAAATTGCGAATCAATTCCGATACCATCAACCGGAAAGTCATGGCGGTGTGTGTCGGCAACGCTACGGCATACGGCATGACCCCCAATGCCGTTCCCTATAATGGCTTGTTGGACGTCTCTGTCATATCCCATCCGGAGATGACCAAGCTGATAGAGGGCTTCTATCTGCTGTATAACGGAAAGATATTGAACCACAAAGACGTGCACCCTTACCGCACGCGCGAGGTCTATTTCGACAAGGCAGAGCGCGCAATGGTCAGTCTTGACGGAAGACTGTTGGCGACACCGGTCGGACCGTTCAAGGTGACAGTAGAGCAGGAGGTCATCAATTTCCTCATACCGGGATAG
- a CDS encoding translocation/assembly module TamB domain-containing protein encodes MKKLSRIKRIINIALWTLIGSYLLLMISIQIPAVQRFIGNRIESTLSDKLGTEVKVGKVSFGFLNRLVIDDVVIKDQQHKKMLSASRLSAKLDLIALIKGTVDISSAQIFGLHATLYKKDAASQPNFQFMLDSLKSKETDEEKKTEIHINSLVIRHGNIKYDQLDAPQTTGIFNPKHIHVNALSAHLTLDQLSDDSLSLKVKRLAFKEQAGLDVQNIIFKLSVANQDAKLRNLEIKLPHSHIQIPELTAQSLSTKKSFNGRINPSEIGTDDLKPLLRNYVNPQLLPSSLTLSGTFSGDKDGIQIAQMALSSKDGELKLQGNGYANQLNTTPKWYANIRQLSVNSRLLKEFVPSAPAQIASLGKVNYQGEISNRDGNSLALNGILQTDIGKTNADLKLRGNLLSAKISTDGINLRELLNDQRLGTLATQMNIEGDLKRNDFKLKGDVSRFDYEGNTYKNIDIDGVYHNQAFAGKFSINDENGSASMDGTIDFSSKIPEANLTAKVHQFNAAILRLDKKWNTAKVSFDTKINLQGKSLNKLTGRVELNNFTLQSPEEQYQMEQLIIESLSERGNQNIDIHGDFGNIQIVGDYDYSTLAHSITNAIKDKLPTLPGLPATKNIRPNQLSLNANITKTDWLKAFFDIDLQLKRPMTVNASINDEKKAVDLTCILPEFTYNDNQYNQTEIVLKTVDDTLKLDGSTKKLMSNGNFFDFAISAKAAENNTKADFILDNHDELRHLKGVISTETQFFRNEQGQPAAHTIIHPSQLSVNEATWNVEPSDIVYSDKHLIIDHFAIQNGEQHVIVSGIATTEIQDTVNIDLKNVDIGFFSDILNVDDVFFGGSASGKATLASVFANTTANAALSIEDFTFVDGRLGALRATADWNKTDNTINIHGVADDGPLGQTLINGDIALTPEILTLNCDLNNTRIEFLENYLKGVMHKMDARATGSLRIFGPLKNINIEGEVVANGDVGIEPLNTTYTLHNDTIRLLPDHLIFRADSVFDKNKHLAVVNGDIYHTCLKNWIYDLNIEADNVLAFDVKDFGDDSFCGTVYATGTCHISNQTNEVVLDIEATPQENSIIKYNADSPNAVKKQEFIHWHDVTEKNPLFYKPLEIAIAKEETETATTSQNISIPTNLHINFLINTTPDLTLRLIMNEESGDYIDLHGNGVLRATYFNKGSFDIFGNYIIDHGVYKMTIQNIIKKDFEFQEGGTIVFGGDPYEATLNLQAAHTINGVSLSDLNIGRSFSSNNIRVNCLMNITGTPSAPKADFDLQLPTVSSDAQQMVRSLINSEEELNQQVIYLLTIGRFYTQGANNANQDGTSPSQASLAMQSLLSGTLSQQINTVLGSVVNNSNWNFGANISTGTEGWNNAEYEGILSGRLLNNRLLINGQFGYRDNPNATTSFIGDFDIRYLLFPNGNLAVKVYNQTNDRYFTRSSLNTQGIGLIIKKDFNNFRDLFGRKKKKTSQATPDSIPEMPADSLKQE; translated from the coding sequence ATGAAGAAATTAAGTCGAATCAAACGCATCATCAACATTGCATTATGGACCCTCATCGGTTCATACCTTTTGTTGATGATATCCATACAAATACCTGCCGTACAACGTTTTATAGGAAACAGGATTGAGAGCACGCTATCCGACAAGCTGGGCACTGAAGTCAAGGTCGGGAAAGTCAGCTTTGGCTTTCTGAACCGCCTCGTCATCGACGATGTCGTCATCAAAGACCAGCAACACAAAAAGATGCTCAGCGCTTCCCGACTCTCAGCCAAACTGGATCTCATCGCATTGATAAAGGGTACGGTTGACATTTCGTCGGCACAGATTTTCGGACTCCATGCCACCTTATATAAAAAGGATGCAGCGAGTCAGCCCAATTTCCAATTCATGCTCGACTCGCTCAAGTCTAAGGAAACGGACGAGGAAAAGAAGACAGAGATTCACATCAACTCGCTCGTTATCAGACACGGCAACATCAAATACGACCAACTTGATGCCCCGCAAACCACAGGCATCTTCAACCCGAAACACATTCACGTCAACGCACTAAGCGCACACCTTACGCTTGACCAACTTTCAGACGATTCGCTGTCACTCAAGGTCAAGCGACTGGCATTCAAGGAACAAGCTGGACTGGACGTGCAGAACATCATCTTCAAACTGTCGGTGGCGAATCAAGACGCAAAGCTCCGGAATCTGGAAATAAAACTACCACACAGCCATATCCAGATTCCTGAACTCACAGCACAATCCTTATCCACCAAAAAGTCGTTCAACGGAAGAATCAACCCATCGGAAATCGGCACCGATGACTTGAAGCCACTCCTCCGAAACTATGTGAATCCACAATTGCTACCCTCTTCCCTGACCCTATCCGGCACATTTAGCGGTGATAAAGATGGCATTCAGATAGCACAAATGGCACTTTCGTCGAAAGACGGAGAATTAAAGCTTCAGGGAAATGGCTACGCCAACCAGTTGAACACGACTCCCAAATGGTATGCAAACATCCGTCAACTATCGGTCAACTCACGCTTGCTGAAAGAATTTGTGCCCTCAGCCCCTGCGCAGATAGCGTCGCTCGGGAAAGTCAACTATCAAGGCGAAATCAGCAATCGGGACGGAAACAGCCTGGCACTTAACGGCATCTTGCAGACGGACATCGGAAAAACCAATGCCGACCTGAAACTGCGAGGCAACCTGCTCAGCGCCAAGATATCGACAGACGGCATCAATCTCCGGGAGCTACTCAACGACCAACGCCTCGGAACGCTTGCCACCCAGATGAACATAGAAGGCGATTTGAAGAGGAATGATTTCAAGCTGAAAGGAGATGTCAGCCGGTTCGACTACGAGGGCAATACCTACAAGAATATCGACATCGACGGTGTCTATCACAATCAGGCTTTTGCCGGAAAGTTCTCCATCAACGATGAGAACGGCTCTGCGAGCATGGACGGAACGATTGACTTCTCTTCCAAGATTCCGGAAGCCAACCTTACGGCGAAGGTTCACCAGTTTAACGCTGCCATTCTCCGTCTGGACAAGAAATGGAATACCGCAAAAGTGAGCTTCGACACGAAAATCAACCTTCAGGGAAAGTCGCTCAACAAGTTGACCGGAAGGGTTGAACTGAACAATTTCACATTGCAATCGCCGGAAGAACAGTACCAGATGGAGCAACTGATCATAGAAAGTCTTTCTGAGCGTGGCAACCAGAACATCGACATTCATGGCGACTTCGGCAACATACAGATTGTCGGCGACTACGATTACAGCACTTTGGCACACAGCATTACCAACGCCATCAAAGACAAGCTCCCCACCCTGCCGGGACTTCCCGCAACAAAAAACATACGACCCAACCAGCTCTCGCTCAATGCCAACATCACAAAGACCGACTGGCTGAAAGCATTCTTCGACATCGACCTACAACTCAAACGCCCGATGACCGTCAACGCTTCTATCAACGATGAGAAGAAGGCGGTGGACTTGACGTGCATCCTGCCCGAGTTTACATACAACGACAACCAGTACAACCAAACGGAAATCGTTCTGAAAACCGTTGACGACACGCTGAAACTGGACGGCTCGACAAAAAAACTGATGAGCAACGGCAATTTCTTCGACTTTGCGATATCTGCCAAAGCTGCCGAGAACAATACCAAAGCTGATTTCATCCTGGACAACCATGACGAACTGCGCCACCTGAAAGGTGTCATTTCTACTGAGACACAATTCTTCAGGAACGAACAGGGACAGCCCGCAGCCCACACCATCATACACCCCTCCCAGTTGTCGGTCAACGAAGCGACGTGGAACGTGGAGCCTTCGGATATCGTTTACAGCGACAAACATCTCATCATCGACCATTTCGCCATCCAGAACGGAGAACAGCACGTCATCGTTTCGGGAATAGCCACAACAGAGATACAAGACACAGTCAACATTGACCTGAAGAACGTTGATATCGGTTTCTTCTCCGACATTCTCAACGTGGATGACGTGTTCTTCGGGGGAAGTGCCTCAGGGAAAGCCACGCTCGCATCGGTCTTTGCGAACACTACAGCAAACGCTGCGCTAAGCATAGAGGACTTCACCTTCGTAGATGGAAGGCTGGGAGCATTGCGCGCAACCGCCGACTGGAACAAGACCGACAACACCATCAACATCCACGGTGTGGCAGACGATGGTCCGCTGGGGCAGACACTCATCAACGGAGACATTGCCCTTACGCCGGAAATCCTCACCCTCAACTGCGACTTGAACAACACGAGGATTGAATTTCTGGAGAACTACTTGAAGGGCGTCATGCACAAGATGGATGCGCGGGCAACAGGAAGCCTCCGCATCTTCGGACCACTCAAGAACATTAACATCGAAGGGGAAGTCGTGGCTAACGGAGATGTCGGCATAGAACCCCTCAACACGACATACACCCTGCACAACGATACGATACGCCTTCTGCCCGACCACCTCATCTTCCGCGCAGACAGCGTGTTCGACAAGAACAAACATCTCGCCGTCGTCAACGGAGATATCTACCACACATGCCTCAAAAACTGGATATACGACCTCAACATCGAGGCTGACAACGTGCTGGCATTCGACGTCAAAGACTTCGGCGATGACAGCTTCTGCGGAACGGTCTATGCCACAGGCACCTGCCACATCAGCAACCAGACCAACGAGGTCGTACTCGATATCGAGGCGACGCCACAAGAAAATTCCATCATCAAATATAATGCGGACAGTCCCAATGCCGTAAAGAAGCAAGAGTTCATCCATTGGCATGACGTCACGGAGAAGAATCCGCTTTTCTACAAACCGCTGGAGATTGCCATCGCGAAAGAGGAGACGGAAACGGCTACCACGTCGCAAAACATATCCATCCCAACCAACCTCCACATCAACTTCCTCATCAACACCACACCCGACCTGACACTCCGCCTCATCATGAACGAAGAGAGCGGCGACTATATCGACCTGCACGGCAATGGCGTGCTCCGAGCCACCTATTTCAATAAAGGAAGCTTCGACATTTTCGGCAATTACATCATCGACCACGGGGTGTATAAGATGACCATACAAAACATCATCAAGAAAGACTTTGAATTCCAAGAAGGCGGAACCATCGTCTTCGGTGGCGACCCCTACGAAGCGACACTCAACCTTCAAGCCGCCCACACCATCAATGGCGTCAGTCTCTCCGACCTCAACATCGGACGCTCGTTCTCATCCAACAACATCCGTGTCAACTGCCTGATGAACATCACCGGAACGCCAAGTGCACCCAAAGCCGACTTCGACCTCCAACTGCCAACCGTCAGCAGCGATGCGCAACAGATGGTGCGCTCGCTCATCAACAGCGAAGAGGAACTCAACCAGCAAGTGATTTACCTCCTGACCATCGGACGCTTCTACACGCAGGGTGCCAACAACGCCAACCAAGACGGCACCTCTCCCAGCCAGGCAAGTCTCGCCATGCAAAGTCTGCTCAGCGGAACACTCAGCCAGCAAATCAATACGGTCTTGGGAAGTGTGGTGAACAACAGCAACTGGAACTTCGGAGCCAACATCTCGACCGGAACGGAAGGATGGAACAACGCCGAATATGAGGGCATCCTGTCCGGACGACTGCTCAACAACCGACTGCTCATCAACGGACAGTTCGGCTACCGCGACAACCCCAACGCCACCACTTCGTTCATCGGTGACTTCGATATCCGCTACCTGCTCTTCCCCAATGGCAACCTTGCCGTCAAGGTTTACAACCAGACAAACGACCGCTATTTCACACGCAGTTCACTCAACACGCAGGGCATCGGTCTTATTATCAAAAAAGACTTCAACAATTTCCGTGATTTGTTCGGACGGAAGAAGAAAAAGACATCGCAAGCCACACCCGACAGCATACCGGAAATGCCGGCAGATTCCCTCAAACAAGAATAG
- a CDS encoding Na(+)-translocating NADH-quinone reductase subunit A, with protein MANVIKLRKGLDIRLKGTADMRKIQPAFSDDFGFVPDDFVGVKPKVVVDVGDRVLAGDALFVNKRFPEVRFASSVSGVVTDVVRGERRKVLCVKVKADKEPEFRDFGKMNLPEMDGNAVCQKLMEAGLFGYINQLPYAISAEPTVQPKAVFVSALRDMPLAADFEYELQGNEADWQAGLTALSKIAKTYLGVGARQTSAALLNAKDVEVTVFDGPCPAGNVGVQVNHLSPVNKGEVVWTVAPTAVIFIGRLFNTGKVDLRRTIAIAGSEVSEPAYADVLVGQRISTVYEPSGEHVRLIKGNPLTGMKTTAEDYIGANTSEITAIPEGNDRDEMFGWILPRTKDFSTNRSYFSWLCGKKKEYTLDARVKGGERHMIMSGEYDRVFPMDIYPEYLIKAIIAGDIDRQEQLGIYEVSPEDFALAEFVDSSKLELQRIVREGLDMLRKENA; from the coding sequence ATGGCGAATGTGATAAAATTGCGTAAAGGTCTGGATATCCGTTTGAAGGGAACAGCCGATATGCGTAAGATTCAGCCAGCATTTTCAGATGATTTTGGTTTTGTGCCTGACGATTTCGTCGGTGTGAAGCCAAAGGTTGTTGTTGATGTTGGAGACCGTGTGCTGGCAGGTGATGCCTTGTTTGTCAACAAGCGTTTCCCTGAAGTGAGATTTGCATCTTCTGTAAGTGGCGTTGTCACGGATGTGGTGCGTGGCGAACGCCGGAAAGTTTTGTGTGTAAAGGTGAAGGCAGACAAGGAACCGGAATTCCGTGATTTCGGAAAAATGAATCTCCCGGAGATGGACGGAAATGCTGTTTGCCAGAAACTGATGGAAGCAGGTTTGTTCGGCTATATCAATCAGTTGCCTTATGCCATCTCAGCCGAGCCGACAGTGCAGCCCAAAGCTGTTTTCGTAAGTGCATTGCGTGACATGCCTTTGGCAGCAGACTTTGAGTATGAACTGCAAGGAAATGAAGCAGATTGGCAAGCAGGATTGACGGCGCTGTCTAAGATTGCCAAGACCTATCTGGGCGTCGGTGCGCGACAAACCTCAGCCGCTTTATTGAACGCAAAAGATGTCGAGGTCACAGTCTTCGACGGTCCCTGCCCGGCTGGTAATGTCGGCGTTCAGGTGAATCATCTTTCTCCCGTCAATAAGGGCGAGGTGGTATGGACCGTCGCTCCGACAGCCGTCATCTTCATCGGTCGTCTCTTCAATACGGGCAAAGTGGATCTGCGTCGCACGATAGCCATTGCAGGCAGCGAGGTGAGCGAGCCTGCTTATGCTGATGTGTTGGTTGGTCAGCGCATCAGCACCGTGTATGAGCCGTCAGGCGAGCATGTCCGTCTCATCAAGGGCAATCCCCTGACAGGAATGAAAACGACGGCTGAAGATTATATCGGTGCAAACACTTCCGAGATAACAGCGATACCTGAGGGCAATGACCGTGACGAGATGTTCGGCTGGATACTTCCCCGAACAAAAGATTTCTCGACAAACAGGAGCTATTTCAGTTGGCTGTGCGGAAAGAAAAAGGAATATACGCTGGATGCTCGCGTGAAAGGCGGTGAGCGTCACATGATTATGAGCGGTGAATATGACCGCGTGTTCCCGATGGACATCTATCCTGAATATCTGATTAAGGCAATCATTGCCGGTGATATTGATAGGCAGGAACAATTGGGTATCTATGAAGTAAGTCCGGAAGATTTTGCGCTGGCAGAGTTTGTGGACTCCTCGAAATTGGAGTTGCAGCGGATAGTTCGCGAAGGTCTGGACATGTTGCGTAAAGAAAATGCTTAG
- a CDS encoding NADH:ubiquinone reductase (Na(+)-transporting) subunit B: MKKLRNYLDKVKPNFEEGGKLHAFQSIFDGMETFLYVPNTTAKSGTNIHDAIDSKRIMSIVVIALMPAMLFGMYNVGYQNYMAAGTLANASFLEVFFYGFLAVLPKILVSYIVGLGIEFAWAQWKGEEIQEGYLVSGIIIPLIIPIGCPLWMLALACAFSVIFVKEIFGGTGMNIFNVAIAARMFLFFSYPSKMTGDTIWVADESIFGLGNTLPDTFTAATPLGQIGANMPTEYSICDMITGFIPGSIGETSIIAIAIGAVILLWTGIASWKTMLSVFVGGAVAGLIFSQADMTPIPFYEHLILGGFAFGAVFMATDPVTSARTETGKYYYGFIIGALAVIVRVMNPGYPEGMMLAIFFGNMFAPLIDHFVVARNISKRMKRGGSK, from the coding sequence ATGAAAAAGCTAAGAAATTATCTTGATAAAGTGAAGCCGAACTTCGAGGAAGGCGGCAAACTACATGCTTTCCAGAGCATTTTTGACGGAATGGAAACATTCTTGTATGTGCCGAACACTACGGCAAAAAGCGGAACGAACATTCATGATGCCATTGACTCGAAGCGCATTATGAGTATCGTCGTGATTGCGCTGATGCCGGCGATGTTGTTTGGTATGTATAATGTGGGATATCAGAACTACATGGCTGCCGGAACATTGGCAAACGCTTCTTTCCTCGAAGTGTTCTTCTATGGTTTCCTGGCAGTTCTCCCAAAGATTCTTGTGAGCTATATCGTAGGCTTGGGTATAGAGTTTGCGTGGGCACAATGGAAAGGGGAAGAGATTCAGGAAGGCTATCTCGTTTCGGGAATCATCATCCCCTTGATTATTCCAATCGGTTGTCCGCTTTGGATGCTGGCATTGGCATGTGCATTCTCGGTCATTTTCGTCAAGGAGATTTTCGGCGGAACAGGTATGAATATCTTTAATGTGGCGATTGCCGCACGCATGTTCCTGTTCTTCTCCTACCCATCGAAAATGACGGGAGACACGATTTGGGTGGCAGACGAAAGTATCTTCGGATTGGGAAATACGCTTCCCGATACTTTCACGGCAGCAACCCCGTTAGGACAGATTGGTGCCAACATGCCGACAGAATATAGCATTTGCGATATGATAACAGGTTTCATTCCCGGAAGTATCGGTGAAACGAGTATCATCGCTATCGCCATTGGTGCCGTGATTCTCCTCTGGACGGGCATTGCTTCTTGGAAAACCATGCTGAGTGTATTTGTCGGCGGTGCCGTTGCAGGCTTGATTTTCTCGCAGGCAGATATGACCCCGATACCGTTCTATGAGCATCTGATTCTGGGAGGATTCGCTTTCGGAGCTGTGTTTATGGCAACCGACCCGGTAACAAGTGCACGTACGGAGACCGGTAAATACTATTATGGCTTCATCATCGGAGCTCTGGCAGTTATCGTGCGCGTAATGAACCCTGGCTATCCCGAAGGTATGATGCTTGCCATCTTCTTCGGAAATATGTTTGCACCGCTCATCGACCATTTCGTTGTAGCGCGTAATATCTCGAAACGAATGAAGAGAGGAGGTTCCAAATGA
- a CDS encoding FMN-binding protein, which translates to MNTNNNAYIIIYSAILVVIVAFLLAFVYQALKPMQDANVALDQKKQILNSLNLRNLDGAEAEAMYGRVVKSEEEIDGSTYYLCETKAGNKKYVFPLKGMGLWGGISGYVAVDDDLNTIFGVYFNHESETAGLGSEIKDSQAWQEKFIGKKIYSESGELAVGVVKKVENAASEVDCITGATLTSNGVHDMLRNGLDGYISKLKEE; encoded by the coding sequence CTGAATACAAACAATAATGCGTACATTATTATATATAGTGCGATACTTGTAGTCATCGTTGCATTCCTGCTGGCATTCGTCTATCAGGCGTTGAAGCCTATGCAGGACGCGAACGTGGCGCTTGACCAGAAGAAGCAGATACTCAATTCGCTGAACCTCAGAAATCTTGATGGGGCAGAGGCGGAAGCGATGTATGGAAGGGTTGTCAAGTCAGAAGAGGAAATTGACGGCAGCACCTATTATCTTTGTGAGACCAAAGCCGGCAACAAGAAGTATGTGTTCCCATTGAAAGGAATGGGACTGTGGGGAGGCATCAGCGGATATGTGGCTGTTGATGATGACCTGAACACCATTTTTGGCGTCTATTTCAACCATGAGAGCGAGACGGCTGGCTTGGGCTCTGAGATAAAAGATTCGCAGGCTTGGCAGGAGAAGTTTATCGGCAAGAAAATCTATTCCGAAAGCGGCGAACTCGCTGTCGGTGTGGTGAAGAAGGTTGAGAATGCAGCCTCTGAGGTCGATTGCATCACCGGTGCCACGCTGACGTCAAATGGAGTTCACGACATGCTTCGCAATGGGTTGGATGGTTATATTTCTAAATTGAAGGAGGAATAG
- a CDS encoding NADH:ubiquinone reductase (Na(+)-transporting) subunit D, translated as MALFSKQNKEVLTTPLNLDHPILNQVLGICSALAVTAQLKPAIVMGLAVIVITAFSNVIISLIRKTIPNRIRIVVQLVVVAALVTIVSQVLKAFVYDVSVELSVYVGLIITNCILMGRLEAFAMMNKPWPSLLDGVGNGIGYAMILVIVGGVREFLGRGSLLGFQILPDSFYEAGYMNNGMMTMPAMALILVGCVIWVHRAYFYKEK; from the coding sequence ATGGCATTATTCAGTAAACAAAATAAAGAGGTTCTGACAACCCCGTTGAACCTTGACCACCCGATTCTTAATCAGGTTTTAGGTATATGTTCCGCATTGGCTGTTACGGCACAGCTGAAGCCTGCAATCGTGATGGGACTTGCCGTAATCGTCATCACGGCGTTTTCCAATGTGATTATCTCGCTGATTCGCAAGACCATCCCCAACCGCATCCGTATCGTGGTGCAGCTGGTTGTGGTGGCAGCGTTGGTGACCATTGTCTCGCAAGTGCTCAAGGCGTTTGTGTATGACGTGAGTGTGGAGCTGAGCGTTTATGTTGGATTGATTATCACCAACTGTATTCTGATGGGACGCCTGGAGGCGTTTGCTATGATGAACAAGCCGTGGCCATCGCTTCTTGATGGAGTGGGCAACGGAATCGGTTACGCCATGATACTTGTAATCGTAGGAGGTGTGCGTGAATTTCTGGGACGCGGCTCGCTGCTGGGATTCCAGATACTTCCCGACAGTTTCTATGAGGCTGGCTATATGAACAATGGTATGATGACAATGCCCGCAATGGCACTCATCCTCGTCGGTTGTGTGATTTGGGTGCATCGTGCATATTTTTATAAGGAGAAATAA
- the nqrE gene encoding NADH:ubiquinone reductase (Na(+)-transporting) subunit E, which produces MEHAISLFFRSIFVDNMIFAFFLGMCSYLAVSKTVKTSVGLGLAVTFVLTVTVPVNYLLQTKVLGPDCLIEGVDLSYLSFILFIAVIAGMVQLVEMTVEKYSPSLYAALGIFLPLIAVNCAIMGASLFMQQRILLDPENSQAITSVWDAIVYGFGSGLGWTLAVVALGAIREKMQYSDVPKPLQGLGIVFITVGLMAMAMMCFSGLNI; this is translated from the coding sequence ATGGAACACGCAATAAGTTTATTCTTTCGGTCGATATTTGTCGACAACATGATTTTCGCCTTCTTCCTTGGCATGTGTTCATACCTTGCCGTTTCGAAGACGGTAAAGACTTCGGTAGGATTGGGCTTGGCTGTGACCTTTGTGTTGACAGTTACTGTTCCTGTCAATTATTTGCTTCAGACGAAGGTGCTTGGTCCCGATTGCCTGATAGAAGGAGTTGATTTGAGCTATCTCAGTTTCATCCTTTTCATCGCGGTGATAGCGGGCATGGTGCAGTTGGTTGAGATGACGGTGGAGAAATATTCTCCCTCGCTATATGCTGCATTGGGCATCTTCTTACCTTTGATAGCAGTCAACTGTGCCATCATGGGTGCCTCGCTCTTCATGCAGCAGCGCATTCTGTTGGATCCCGAAAATTCTCAGGCAATCACCAGTGTCTGGGATGCCATCGTCTATGGTTTCGGTTCGGGCTTGGGCTGGACATTGGCAGTGGTGGCATTGGGTGCCATTCGTGAAAAGATGCAGTATAGCGATGTTCCTAAACCCTTGCAGGGACTTGGCATCGTCTTTATCACTGTCGGACTGATGGCAATGGCAATGATGTGTTTCTCCGGACTTAATATATAA